Proteins from a genomic interval of Parvivirga hydrogeniphila:
- the xseB gene encoding exodeoxyribonuclease VII small subunit, with the protein MTEANAPVEPGELSFGDALAELERIVADLESGTLELEESLTRYERGVALLRACRAKLEAAEQKVTMLIGELEDTQEAE; encoded by the coding sequence ATGACAGAAGCGAATGCACCAGTCGAACCCGGCGAGCTGTCGTTCGGGGACGCGCTCGCAGAGCTCGAGCGCATCGTGGCCGACCTCGAGAGCGGCACGCTGGAGCTCGAAGAGAGCCTGACCCGGTACGAGCGTGGCGTCGCCCTCTTGCGCGCGTGCCGTGCCAAGCTCGAGGCGGCCGAGCAGAAGGTGACCATGCTCATCGGGGAGCTTGAAGACACACAGGAAGCCGAGTGA
- the hemE gene encoding uroporphyrinogen decarboxylase, with translation MPFNDVFLRACRREPTERTPIWMMRQAGRYLAEYRAIREKHGFLEMCRTPELAVEVTLQPVDIVGVDAAILFSDILIPFPGMGLDLEFAKGEGPVIHNPVRSAADVRRLRVADPIEDTGFVMEAIRILRRELVDKVPLIGFGGAPFTLASYMVEGHGTRDYEVTKALMWGDPAAWDELMSKISDTVIAYLSAQIDAGAQAVQVFDSWVGYVAPRDYERYVLPHTTRVVQALIEHGKKAVPEGVPVIYFPNGATSMLDRALQTGCDVVGIDWRLDMKKAVELIDERFGIQGNIDPVALFAPDDELERMVVEILEAVGTRPGHIFNLGHGIHKTTDPEKARTLVRLVHEHSERIRGGKHAG, from the coding sequence ATGCCCTTCAACGACGTGTTCTTGCGTGCGTGCAGGCGCGAGCCCACCGAGCGGACCCCGATCTGGATGATGCGGCAGGCAGGCCGCTACCTCGCGGAATACCGTGCGATCCGTGAGAAGCACGGATTCTTGGAGATGTGCCGCACGCCCGAGCTGGCCGTCGAGGTGACGCTCCAGCCGGTCGACATCGTCGGCGTGGACGCCGCGATCCTGTTCTCGGACATCCTCATCCCGTTCCCCGGCATGGGTCTCGACCTCGAGTTCGCGAAGGGCGAAGGTCCAGTCATCCACAATCCGGTGCGCTCGGCAGCCGACGTGCGGCGTCTGCGCGTCGCGGACCCCATCGAAGACACCGGGTTCGTGATGGAAGCGATACGGATCCTGCGCCGCGAGCTCGTCGACAAGGTGCCGCTCATCGGCTTCGGCGGTGCGCCGTTCACGCTTGCGAGCTACATGGTCGAAGGCCACGGAACGCGGGACTACGAGGTCACGAAGGCGTTGATGTGGGGCGATCCGGCGGCGTGGGACGAGCTCATGAGCAAGATCTCCGACACGGTGATCGCCTACCTGTCGGCGCAGATCGACGCAGGCGCGCAGGCGGTGCAGGTCTTCGACAGCTGGGTGGGCTACGTCGCTCCCCGTGACTACGAACGCTACGTGCTGCCGCACACGACGCGCGTGGTGCAGGCCCTGATCGAGCACGGCAAGAAGGCCGTCCCAGAAGGGGTGCCCGTCATCTACTTCCCAAACGGCGCGACGTCGATGCTCGATCGTGCGCTCCAGACCGGGTGCGACGTGGTTGGCATCGACTGGCGCCTCGACATGAAGAAGGCGGTCGAGCTCATCGACGAGCGCTTCGGCATCCAGGGGAACATCGACCCTGTCGCGCTGTTCGCGCCCGACGACGAGCTCGAGCGCATGGTCGTGGAGATCCTCGAGGCCGTCGGGACGCGGCCCGGGCACATCTTCAACCTCGGGCACGGCATCCACAAGACGACCGATCCAGAGAAGGCCAGGACGCTCGTGCGGCTGGTGCACGAGCACTCCGAACGGATCCGTGGCGGGAAGCATGCTGGCTGA
- a CDS encoding histidine triad nucleotide-binding protein, with protein sequence MSECVFCMIARGEIPAKVVYSDEHVIAFDDIAPQAPVHTLIIPKVHYDRMGPDVPSEVTCALFAAVPKVAEAKGVAESGYRVIVNNGPDAMQTVEHLHVHVIGGRRMSHGMVNFG encoded by the coding sequence GTGAGCGAGTGCGTGTTCTGCATGATCGCGCGAGGTGAGATACCAGCGAAGGTGGTGTACTCTGACGAGCATGTCATCGCGTTCGATGACATCGCGCCGCAAGCGCCGGTGCATACCCTCATCATCCCGAAGGTGCACTACGACAGGATGGGTCCGGACGTTCCGTCCGAGGTCACGTGCGCGCTGTTCGCCGCAGTTCCGAAGGTGGCGGAGGCCAAAGGTGTGGCGGAGTCCGGATATCGGGTCATCGTCAACAACGGGCCTGACGCGATGCAGACCGTGGAGCACCTCCACGTGCACGTGATCGGCGGCAGACGCATGTCCCACGGCATGGTCAACTTCGGGTAG
- the hemG gene encoding protoporphyrinogen oxidase encodes MKRVVVIGGGVAGLGAAYRIIRAQAAGHPVDVVVVEKSTRVGGKLATDIVPDPEGGEYVVDGGSDAFVSTKPAVRRIARTLGIEDDIVPARDENKRTLIVKGDRLIELPDGIMMFAPTKLMPLATTSLYSWPGKFRMALDLVIPRKERWAPGESAKDHDETLESFVTRRMGREALDRVAEPLVGGVHASDPTVMSLAATFPEFLEMEQKHGSLIRGFLEQRKAREAMKARQPARPGQKPWSFFNTFVRGMQTLPNAMAAAVGAERIVLGKAVTAVERAGAGWRVVLDDGDAISADGVIVATEAWAGTGIVSGVDPRIAELLAQTPCSSSVTVPMAFREADCPFDKRWHGILVPLVEKRPLLAVTLSSSKWPDRTPDGKVLMRGFIGGPRNQHLVEASDEDLVELTRREIVRMLGMPDDARPVFASVYRWTGGMPQYTLGHLDRVEEIEARTAQIPAFAMAGSAFRGVGIPNCIEGGEKAADKVLRDLGVEHAEDRSSGQRR; translated from the coding sequence ATGAAACGCGTGGTGGTGATCGGCGGCGGTGTCGCTGGGCTCGGCGCGGCGTACCGCATCATTCGTGCGCAAGCGGCCGGCCATCCGGTGGACGTGGTGGTCGTCGAGAAGAGCACGCGTGTCGGCGGGAAGCTTGCCACGGACATCGTGCCGGACCCAGAGGGCGGCGAGTACGTGGTGGACGGCGGCTCTGATGCGTTCGTTTCGACGAAGCCAGCGGTGCGTCGTATCGCGAGGACGCTCGGCATCGAGGACGACATCGTTCCTGCGCGCGACGAGAACAAGCGCACGCTCATCGTCAAGGGCGATCGGCTGATCGAGCTTCCCGACGGCATCATGATGTTCGCGCCGACCAAGCTCATGCCGCTCGCCACGACGTCGCTGTACTCCTGGCCGGGCAAGTTCCGCATGGCGCTCGACCTCGTGATCCCCCGCAAGGAGCGCTGGGCGCCCGGCGAGAGCGCGAAAGACCACGACGAGACCCTCGAGAGCTTCGTGACGCGCCGGATGGGTCGCGAAGCGCTCGATCGCGTGGCAGAGCCGCTCGTGGGCGGCGTCCACGCGTCCGACCCGACGGTGATGTCGCTTGCCGCAACGTTCCCGGAGTTCCTGGAGATGGAGCAGAAGCACGGCTCGCTGATCCGGGGGTTCCTCGAACAGCGCAAGGCGCGCGAGGCGATGAAGGCGCGCCAGCCAGCCCGGCCCGGTCAGAAGCCGTGGTCGTTCTTCAACACGTTCGTTCGCGGGATGCAGACGCTCCCGAATGCGATGGCGGCAGCGGTCGGCGCGGAGAGGATCGTGCTCGGAAAGGCGGTGACGGCGGTCGAGCGCGCGGGCGCTGGGTGGCGGGTCGTGCTTGACGATGGCGATGCCATCTCGGCAGACGGCGTCATCGTCGCCACGGAGGCGTGGGCCGGGACCGGGATCGTCTCGGGCGTGGATCCGCGCATCGCGGAGCTTCTCGCACAGACCCCGTGCTCGTCGTCGGTGACCGTTCCGATGGCGTTTCGCGAGGCCGATTGCCCATTCGACAAGCGGTGGCACGGTATCTTGGTGCCGCTCGTCGAGAAGCGCCCGTTGCTTGCCGTGACGCTCTCGTCCTCGAAGTGGCCAGACCGCACGCCCGATGGCAAGGTGCTGATGCGCGGCTTCATCGGCGGCCCGCGCAACCAGCATCTCGTCGAGGCGAGCGACGAAGACCTCGTCGAGCTGACGCGTCGGGAGATCGTGCGCATGCTCGGCATGCCCGACGACGCGCGGCCAGTGTTCGCGAGCGTCTACCGCTGGACGGGCGGGATGCCGCAGTACACGCTCGGACACCTCGATCGGGTCGAGGAGATCGAGGCGCGCACGGCGCAGATCCCCGCGTTCGCGATGGCCGGCAGTGCGTTCCGGGGCGTCGGGATCCCGAACTGCATCGAGGGCGGGGAGAAGGCGGCCGACAAGGTGCTACGCGACCTTGGCGTCGAGCACGCCGAAGACCGTTCCAGCGGTCAGCGCCGCTAG
- a CDS encoding ferrochelatase produces MLADGVLLTGFGGPDCPDAVGPFMRNLTGRDPDPATLERVRARYERIGGCSPLVQTARELALAVESALEEMGREVPVEVGMRYWQPTIAEGIERLAERGVRCVAHVSLSPIEAAVTHARYREAIDAALSGIPHMVVCDAPQLSTFSAYRDLHAHALRQALAAVADGPAFVAFTAHSLPASDEGAARYDRELRAVADVVATSAGLASGHDVSVAGATTWGDVEGATPWAVCYQSKGARGGAWLGPDLDDVIPAVAGLGARAIVIAPVGFALDHMETLYDLDVDAKEHAERAGVRFVRAQVPNAHPALARAIAEVVLGTGCGQG; encoded by the coding sequence ATGCTGGCTGACGGCGTGCTGCTCACGGGCTTCGGCGGTCCTGACTGTCCGGACGCGGTGGGTCCGTTCATGCGCAACCTCACGGGCCGCGACCCCGATCCGGCGACCCTCGAGCGCGTGAGAGCGCGCTACGAGCGCATCGGCGGCTGCTCACCGCTCGTCCAGACAGCGCGCGAGCTCGCCCTCGCAGTGGAATCCGCGCTCGAAGAGATGGGGCGCGAGGTTCCCGTGGAGGTCGGGATGCGGTACTGGCAACCGACGATCGCGGAAGGGATCGAGCGGCTTGCTGAGCGTGGCGTTCGCTGCGTCGCACACGTCTCGCTCTCGCCGATCGAGGCTGCTGTGACGCACGCGAGGTACCGTGAGGCCATCGACGCGGCGCTGTCGGGCATTCCGCACATGGTTGTGTGCGATGCCCCGCAGCTCTCGACGTTCTCGGCGTACCGGGACCTGCACGCACACGCGCTTCGGCAGGCCCTCGCTGCTGTCGCAGACGGCCCCGCGTTCGTGGCGTTCACGGCGCACAGTCTGCCGGCCTCCGACGAGGGTGCGGCAAGATACGATCGCGAGCTGCGGGCGGTAGCCGACGTGGTTGCAACGAGCGCAGGCCTGGCGAGCGGTCACGACGTCTCCGTTGCGGGTGCGACGACGTGGGGGGATGTCGAGGGCGCGACGCCGTGGGCGGTGTGCTACCAGTCGAAGGGCGCGCGCGGCGGCGCGTGGCTCGGTCCCGACCTGGACGATGTGATTCCCGCGGTCGCCGGTCTCGGGGCGCGGGCCATCGTCATCGCTCCGGTCGGCTTCGCACTCGACCACATGGAGACGCTGTACGACCTCGACGTGGACGCGAAGGAGCACGCGGAGCGGGCGGGCGTAAGGTTCGTCCGCGCTCAGGTGCCGAACGCACATCCGGCGCTCGCGCGTGCTATCGCAGAGGTCGTGCTCGGCACGGGGTGTGGGCAGGGGTAG
- the hemG gene encoding protoporphyrinogen oxidase: MKRIVIIGGGIAGLGAAYEIAKAGRSGEDVEFVLVEKHDRLGGKIFTDRAADPDGDEYVADGGSDSFLTEKPAVHRAAAELGIADRLCGTLDENKRTFIVKDGRLVELPDGVMMFAPTKLVPLATTSLYSWPGKFRMACDLVIPRKERWAPGESGKDHDETLESFVTRRMGRECLDRLAEPLVGGVNGSDPATMSLAATYPNLLEMEQKHGSLIRGFVAQRKRIEAMRAKAPAGSPRRTFFSSFRDGLQTITDALADAAGRERIVTGVAAVRVGRAPEGWRTELADGSVIDSDGLIVATEAWAAAVLAEGVDARAAELLSSIPCSSSATVVLAYDESDCPFDKRWHGILTPAVERRHLTGISLMSSKWPDRAPNGRVLLRGFLGGPRDEGVLDATDDELIALAREELADLLGVRRAARPRYARLFRWPGGMPQYTLGHLERVDEIERLEAQIAGVAFAGNAYRGVGVPNALESGQRAAHKVLADLGVVSGGTTAEETR, from the coding sequence ATGAAGCGGATCGTCATCATCGGCGGCGGCATCGCGGGGCTGGGCGCCGCGTACGAGATCGCGAAGGCTGGGCGGTCGGGCGAAGACGTGGAGTTCGTCCTCGTGGAGAAGCACGACCGCCTCGGTGGGAAGATCTTCACGGACCGGGCGGCCGATCCGGACGGAGACGAGTACGTCGCAGACGGCGGCTCCGACTCGTTCTTGACGGAGAAGCCGGCGGTGCATCGCGCTGCTGCTGAGCTCGGCATCGCTGACCGGCTGTGCGGGACGCTCGATGAGAACAAGCGGACCTTCATCGTCAAGGACGGAAGGCTCGTGGAGCTGCCCGACGGCGTCATGATGTTCGCGCCGACCAAGCTCGTGCCGCTCGCCACGACGTCGCTGTACTCCTGGCCGGGCAAGTTCCGCATGGCGTGCGACCTCGTGATCCCCCGCAAGGAGCGCTGGGCGCCCGGCGAGAGCGGGAAAGACCACGACGAGACCCTCGAGAGCTTCGTGACGCGCCGGATGGGGCGCGAGTGCCTCGACCGGCTCGCCGAACCGCTCGTGGGCGGCGTGAACGGATCCGATCCTGCGACGATGTCGCTCGCAGCCACCTATCCCAATCTGCTCGAGATGGAGCAAAAGCACGGATCGCTCATCCGGGGCTTCGTCGCGCAGCGGAAGCGGATCGAAGCGATGCGCGCCAAGGCGCCTGCGGGCTCGCCACGCCGCACGTTCTTCTCGTCGTTCCGAGACGGCCTGCAGACCATCACCGACGCGCTTGCCGACGCTGCGGGCAGGGAAAGGATCGTCACCGGCGTCGCCGCAGTGCGCGTGGGGCGCGCGCCTGAGGGCTGGCGTACCGAGCTTGCAGACGGGTCGGTGATCGACTCTGACGGGCTGATCGTCGCGACCGAAGCGTGGGCCGCCGCGGTGCTGGCGGAAGGCGTCGACGCGAGGGCGGCCGAGCTCTTGAGCAGCATCCCGTGTTCCTCCTCGGCGACCGTGGTCCTCGCGTACGACGAATCGGACTGCCCGTTCGACAAGCGGTGGCACGGGATCCTCACGCCCGCCGTCGAGCGCCGGCACCTCACCGGCATCTCGCTCATGTCCTCGAAGTGGCCGGACCGCGCACCGAACGGCCGCGTGCTTCTGCGCGGCTTTCTCGGCGGTCCGCGCGACGAAGGCGTTCTGGACGCCACCGACGACGAGCTCATCGCTCTTGCGCGTGAGGAGCTCGCGGATCTGCTCGGGGTGCGTCGAGCGGCGCGACCGCGCTATGCGCGGCTCTTCCGGTGGCCGGGAGGAATGCCGCAGTACACGCTCGGTCATCTCGAGCGCGTGGACGAGATCGAGCGGCTCGAGGCGCAGATCGCCGGCGTGGCGTTCGCTGGGAACGCGTACCGCGGCGTCGGCGTGCCGAACGCGCTCGAAAGCGGCCAGCGGGCAGCGCACAAGGTCCTTGCCGACCTGGGCGTTGTGAGCGGCGGAACGACTGCGGAGGAGACGCGATGA
- a CDS encoding 2Fe-2S iron-sulfur cluster binding domain-containing protein: MAGCRVRFEPYGIEVTVSPGTTVLEAARKAGIAIAAQCGARGTCGQCAVRILEGQPAAIRQALGRAAALPKGMALACLAEVADGLAVRPVNAVRVG; encoded by the coding sequence GTGGCCGGTTGCCGCGTCCGCTTCGAGCCGTACGGCATCGAGGTGACGGTCTCTCCGGGAACCACGGTTCTCGAGGCCGCCAGGAAAGCCGGGATCGCTATCGCTGCCCAGTGCGGCGCTCGAGGCACCTGCGGGCAGTGCGCGGTACGGATACTTGAGGGACAGCCTGCTGCGATCAGGCAAGCTTTGGGTCGGGCGGCCGCGCTCCCGAAAGGAATGGCGCTCGCGTGCCTTGCCGAGGTGGCCGACGGTCTGGCGGTCCGGCCGGTGAACGCTGTCCGCGTCGGATAG
- a CDS encoding DegV family protein, with the protein MEDRAVGIVTDSTSDITPQIAERFDIEVVPLSVTVGGRTFKDGSVSQKEFFELMAHAPELPTTSQPSVGAFVEAYERVLARYPEVVSVHISSALSGTVESAREAAKRFAGRVHVFDTRNLAWGEALQVLEAARAASAGASAPRVLQVLEEARAKAKMIVGLDKLDNLAKGGRIGKVAALLGGLLDLKVMISPGVDGAFEAVGRARGTRAALDKTLAWVGQQMGERTKGVFAVMHAMSEDKARYLVERIFERYEVEEMHVVEAGPVITAHTGTGWGVALLPRG; encoded by the coding sequence ATGGAAGATCGAGCCGTCGGCATCGTCACCGACAGCACGTCGGACATCACCCCACAGATCGCTGAGCGTTTCGACATCGAGGTCGTGCCGCTGTCTGTGACGGTCGGAGGCCGGACGTTTAAGGACGGCTCGGTCTCGCAGAAGGAGTTCTTCGAGCTGATGGCGCACGCACCGGAGCTCCCCACCACCTCGCAGCCGTCTGTCGGCGCGTTCGTCGAGGCGTACGAGCGGGTCCTCGCGCGGTACCCGGAGGTCGTCTCCGTCCACATCTCGTCGGCGCTTTCCGGCACGGTCGAGTCTGCACGCGAGGCGGCGAAGCGGTTCGCAGGCCGGGTGCACGTCTTCGACACCCGGAACCTCGCGTGGGGCGAGGCTCTCCAAGTCCTCGAGGCGGCTCGGGCGGCATCGGCAGGCGCAAGTGCGCCGCGCGTCCTTCAGGTGCTCGAAGAGGCGCGCGCAAAGGCGAAGATGATCGTGGGGCTGGACAAGCTGGACAATCTCGCCAAGGGCGGGCGCATCGGCAAGGTGGCAGCGCTCCTCGGAGGACTCCTCGACCTCAAGGTGATGATCAGCCCTGGCGTTGATGGTGCGTTCGAGGCCGTCGGGCGCGCCCGCGGCACGCGGGCCGCTCTCGACAAGACGCTCGCGTGGGTAGGTCAGCAGATGGGCGAGCGCACGAAGGGCGTCTTCGCTGTCATGCACGCCATGTCAGAAGACAAGGCGCGGTATCTCGTCGAGCGGATCTTTGAGCGCTACGAAGTCGAGGAGATGCACGTGGTCGAAGCAGGCCCGGTGATCACCGCGCACACCGGGACCGGCTGGGGCGTGGCGCTGCTTCCGAGGGGCTGA
- a CDS encoding inositol monophosphatase family protein codes for MDAVLEAAQAAARAGGAVLRSMQGSFGVARTKSSRVDFVTDADIAAGVAACRAIAERIEGATFVVEEPEVYGRAGVPRGELGRGDVWVIDPLDGTTSFVHGYPCYSTSVALVRETQPVVGAVYNAALDELASAETGSGADLDGVPLAVSSVARLEDALLVTGFPYDRGRPFEVQMRVLARVARVAHDIRRDGSAAVDCCEVAARRVDGFWEFELKPWDLAAGVVILREAHALVTGTDGRPWDIFTPGIVAAGPALHDVLLEAVLDAQR; via the coding sequence ATGGACGCGGTTCTTGAAGCTGCGCAGGCAGCGGCGCGGGCGGGCGGCGCTGTTCTCCGCTCGATGCAAGGCTCGTTCGGCGTGGCGCGCACGAAATCGTCACGCGTCGACTTCGTGACCGACGCGGACATCGCGGCCGGCGTCGCGGCATGCCGCGCGATCGCCGAGCGCATCGAAGGAGCGACGTTCGTCGTCGAGGAGCCGGAGGTCTACGGGCGTGCCGGCGTGCCGCGCGGCGAGCTTGGCCGCGGCGACGTGTGGGTGATCGACCCTCTTGACGGGACGACGTCGTTCGTGCACGGCTATCCGTGCTACTCGACGAGCGTGGCACTCGTCCGCGAAACGCAGCCGGTCGTCGGCGCGGTCTACAACGCCGCTCTCGACGAGCTCGCCTCTGCTGAAACCGGCTCGGGAGCCGATCTCGATGGCGTGCCACTTGCGGTCAGCAGCGTCGCTCGGCTGGAAGACGCGCTCCTCGTCACCGGCTTTCCCTACGACCGCGGACGGCCATTCGAGGTGCAGATGCGCGTGCTCGCGCGCGTTGCTCGCGTTGCCCACGACATCCGCCGAGACGGCTCCGCGGCCGTGGACTGCTGCGAGGTGGCAGCTCGACGCGTCGACGGCTTCTGGGAGTTCGAGCTCAAGCCGTGGGACCTCGCCGCAGGCGTCGTCATCCTGCGGGAGGCGCACGCGCTCGTGACCGGTACGGACGGACGGCCGTGGGACATCTTCACGCCAGGCATCGTCGCGGCCGGACCAGCGCTCCACGACGTGCTGCTCGAGGCCGTGCTCGACGCCCAGCGCTAG
- the acs gene encoding acetate--CoA ligase, with the protein MSESTHIEALSQEGRVIQPPAWVAERAYINSMEQYEEMYRRSIEDPEGFWGEMAEEMLHWHKKWDTVLDYEFDTPRIEWFKGGKLNVAYNCIDRHLNSWRRNKAAIIWESDEGRTKVYTYQSLYYKVCRFANVLKKHGIKKGDRVAIYLPMIPELPIAMLACARIGAIHSVVFGGFSSAALRDRIQDCGAKMLITADEGIRGGRLTPLKAEADVALLECPSIESVIVVSRARTRVDMEPGRDFWYHEEVRAADVGRHCDIEWMDAEDPLFILYTSGSTGKPKGVLHTTAGYLLYAATTFKYVFDYHDEDVFWCTADIGWVTGHSYIVYGPLAVGATTLMFEGVPTYPDPGRFWEIVEKHGVNQFYTAPTAIRALMKAGEEWPAKYDLSSLRVLGTVGEPINPEAWMWYYKNIGRERVPIVDTYWQTETGGHIITNLPGATPMKPGSATRPFFGIAPEVVNEDGSPTPVGSGGRLCITKPWPGMLRGTWGDPENKRVKEIYFTAFPGKYFTGDGARKDEDGYYWLLGRVDDVINVSGHRLGTAEVESALVSHPAVAEAAVVGYPHDVKGEGIYAYVILRQGQEPSESLAKILTGHVREEIGPIAKPDFIHFVPELPKTRSGKIMRRILRKIAAGERDMEAFGDISTLADPSIVQKILDTAPNA; encoded by the coding sequence ATGTCGGAGTCGACGCACATCGAAGCGCTGTCGCAAGAGGGCCGCGTCATCCAGCCGCCTGCGTGGGTCGCCGAGCGGGCGTACATCAACAGCATGGAGCAGTACGAGGAGATGTACCGGCGCTCGATCGAGGACCCCGAAGGTTTCTGGGGCGAGATGGCCGAGGAGATGCTTCACTGGCACAAGAAGTGGGACACCGTCCTCGACTACGAGTTCGACACACCGCGTATCGAGTGGTTCAAGGGCGGCAAACTCAACGTCGCTTACAACTGCATCGACCGCCACCTGAACAGCTGGCGGCGCAACAAGGCGGCCATCATCTGGGAGTCGGACGAAGGCCGCACGAAGGTGTACACCTACCAGTCGCTGTACTACAAGGTGTGCCGGTTCGCCAACGTGCTCAAGAAGCACGGTATCAAGAAAGGCGATCGCGTAGCCATCTACCTCCCGATGATCCCCGAGCTCCCGATCGCCATGCTCGCATGCGCTCGCATCGGCGCGATCCACTCCGTCGTGTTCGGCGGGTTCTCGTCGGCAGCGCTGCGGGACAGGATCCAGGACTGCGGAGCCAAGATGCTCATCACGGCAGACGAAGGCATCCGCGGCGGTCGCCTGACGCCGCTCAAGGCCGAGGCCGACGTCGCGCTCCTCGAGTGCCCGTCTATCGAGTCCGTGATCGTGGTGTCGCGTGCGAGGACCCGCGTGGATATGGAGCCCGGGCGCGACTTCTGGTACCACGAAGAGGTGCGCGCGGCCGACGTGGGGCGGCACTGCGACATCGAGTGGATGGATGCCGAAGACCCGCTGTTCATCCTCTATACGTCCGGCTCCACCGGTAAGCCGAAGGGCGTGCTGCACACGACCGCAGGGTACCTGCTGTACGCGGCAACGACGTTCAAGTACGTCTTCGACTACCACGACGAGGACGTCTTCTGGTGCACCGCGGACATCGGCTGGGTCACGGGTCACTCGTACATCGTCTACGGGCCGCTCGCAGTGGGCGCGACCACGCTCATGTTCGAGGGCGTGCCGACCTATCCGGATCCCGGGCGCTTCTGGGAGATCGTCGAGAAGCACGGCGTGAACCAGTTCTACACGGCGCCGACCGCGATCCGCGCCTTGATGAAGGCAGGGGAGGAGTGGCCCGCCAAGTACGATCTCAGCAGTCTGCGGGTTCTCGGCACGGTAGGCGAGCCGATCAACCCTGAGGCGTGGATGTGGTACTACAAGAACATCGGTCGCGAGCGCGTGCCGATCGTCGACACCTACTGGCAGACGGAAACGGGCGGGCACATCATCACCAACCTGCCTGGCGCCACGCCGATGAAGCCCGGGTCTGCGACGCGTCCGTTCTTCGGCATCGCGCCTGAGGTCGTGAATGAGGACGGCTCCCCGACTCCGGTCGGAAGCGGTGGACGGCTGTGCATCACGAAGCCATGGCCGGGCATGCTGCGCGGCACGTGGGGCGATCCCGAGAACAAGCGGGTGAAAGAGATCTACTTCACGGCGTTCCCCGGCAAGTACTTCACCGGTGATGGAGCGCGGAAGGACGAGGACGGCTACTACTGGTTGCTCGGCCGCGTGGACGACGTCATCAACGTCTCGGGTCATCGTCTCGGCACCGCAGAGGTGGAGAGCGCGCTCGTGAGCCACCCCGCTGTTGCGGAGGCAGCGGTCGTCGGGTACCCGCACGACGTGAAGGGCGAGGGCATCTACGCCTACGTCATCCTGAGGCAAGGTCAGGAACCGAGCGAGTCGCTCGCGAAGATCCTCACCGGTCACGTGCGCGAGGAGATCGGCCCCATCGCGAAGCCGGATTTCATCCACTTCGTGCCTGAGCTGCCGAAGACCCGCTCCGGCAAGATCATGCGCCGCATCCTTCGGAAGATCGCGGCGGGGGAGCGGGACATGGAGGCCTTCGGCGACATCAGCACGCTTGCCGATCCGAGCATCGTGCAGAAGATCCTGGACACGGCGCCGAACGCGTAA